The Populus nigra chromosome 4, ddPopNigr1.1, whole genome shotgun sequence genome contains the following window.
CTCATTGAGTGTTAACTTCACCTATTGCGATTCTTAAAGATTCTTCAAGTTTTGGTCTTGATTTGGGTTGTTGTTGCTGTACTgatctgtttttctttcaataggTATGTATCAGCATCGGTTCCATTATCGAAGTTATGGTGTGTGGAATTTTGAGTTAGTTGTTCTAATGATATGATGTGATGGCAAATTGAGTTGTTTTCTTAGTGTGCATTGTGTTGTTCTATGAGATGATCGAGATGGTTGATAGTTTCAATCACTGGTCATTTGGCCATTTAAGGCCTTTTTTGAAAAGGGTTTTGAGTTTTGGCAAGGGAGTAGTAATAAAGGGTCATTGTAAATTCTGGATCTTTCAATCATCCAATggagttgttgttgttggctCGTTGTTATCTTTCCTTTTAGCCATGGCATATGTATATGTGATTCTGTTTCCAAGATTTCAGCCTGTTATTAATAAGACGTATGAGACTCCCCATTTCAATAGTTCTGTAAGTGAGTGCAATTATTCTGAGGGAAACTGGATACAAGATGAGAGTTACCCTTTATATGATGCATCTCAGTGTCCTTTCGCTGAGAATGGATTTAATTGCTTGGCTAATGGGAGAAGAGACAGAGGTTATACAAAATGGAGGTGGAAGCCTAAGAATTGCGAAATTCCGAGGTTTAATGCGCGTGAAATTCTTGAAAAGATGCGTGGGAAGCGAATTGTTTTTGTTGGTGATTCATTGAGTAGAACACAGTGGGAGTCTTTGATATGTATGCTCATGACAGGTGTGGAGGACAAGAGAAGTGTTTATGAAATCAATGGGAATAAAATCACCAAGCAGATTAGGTTTTTAGGTGTACGGTTTAGTTCTTTTGACTTGAGAATTGATTTCTATAGATCAGTTTTTCTGGTGCAGCCTGGTCCAG
Protein-coding sequences here:
- the LOC133692776 gene encoding protein trichome berefringence-like 7, giving the protein MIEMVDSFNHWSFGHLRPFLKRVLSFGKGVVIKGHCKFWIFQSSNGVVVVGSLLSFLLAMAYVYVILFPRFQPVINKTYETPHFNSSVSECNYSEGNWIQDESYPLYDASQCPFAENGFNCLANGRRDRGYTKWRWKPKNCEIPRFNAREILEKMRGKRIVFVGDSLSRTQWESLICMLMTGVEDKRSVYEINGNKITKQIRFLGVRFSSFDLRIDFYRSVFLVQPGPAPRRAPKRVKSTLKIDKLDDIRNEWIDSDILIFNSGHWWTPSKLFEMGCYFLVGGSLKLGMPITAAFERALHTWASWLNTTINANRTSVFFRTFESSHWSGRNRLSCKVTWQPSSRTGGRDRSPISDIIIKVVKAMAVPVTVLHVTPMGAFRSDAHVGTWSDNPSVPDCSHWCLPGVPDMWNEILLSNMLSRN